Proteins encoded by one window of Rutidosis leptorrhynchoides isolate AG116_Rl617_1_P2 chromosome 7, CSIRO_AGI_Rlap_v1, whole genome shotgun sequence:
- the LOC139859911 gene encoding uncharacterized protein, whose protein sequence is MGKRRSPMFQKVSNLIKISLFVAKMRLVYLKKSTKLSKFRGLGHYNSYGFLQERQFSPSSTPLIRFHSPKWNGNTICFLSCFSGPRYEVVMDENYSYESAIVDVKTNGEEEEKEEEQISVDERAEMFIERFYAEMKRQRRVSTSSSLADLPLNRLLEY, encoded by the coding sequence ATGGGTAAAAGAAGATCACCCATGTTTCAAAAAGTCTCAAATCTCATTAAAATCTCCCTATTCGTTGCTAAAATGAGGTTGGTTTATCTAAAGAAATCAACCAAATTGAGCAAGTTTAGAGGTTTGGGACATTACAACAGTTACGGGTTCCTTCAAGAACGTCAATTCTCTCCTTCAAGTACTCCGCTCATTCGTTTTCATAGTCCGAAATGGAATGGGAACACGATTTGCTTTCTTTCGTGTTTTAGTGGGCCGCGTTATGAGGTGGTTATGGATGAGAATTATTCATATGAATCTGCCATTGTTGACGTGAAGACTAAtggtgaagaagaagaaaaagaagaggaaCAAATTTCAGTTGATGAAAGAGCTGAGATGTTTATTGAAAGGTTTTATGCAGAAATGAAAAGGCAAAGAAGGGTATCAACATCATCTTCATTAGCTGATTTGCCTCTTAACAGGCTGCTGGAATATTGa